One segment of Clostridium ljungdahlii DSM 13528 DNA contains the following:
- a CDS encoding CBS domain-containing protein: MKVKDIMTKSVISLNDDDTVEKAAQIMQQNNIGAVPVCKNGKVIGIVTDRDIAIRSASQSGGTESKFVRDIMSANPVTGSPDMNLEDASRIMSDKQIRRLPIVENKNVVGMVSLGDLAVNPKSNTQAGDALSSISENNYSAF, encoded by the coding sequence ATGAAAGTTAAAGATATAATGACTAAATCTGTAATAAGTTTAAATGATGACGATACTGTGGAAAAAGCAGCACAAATTATGCAGCAAAATAATATAGGAGCTGTTCCAGTTTGTAAAAATGGAAAAGTTATAGGAATTGTGACAGATAGGGATATAGCTATAAGATCAGCATCCCAGAGTGGAGGTACTGAATCCAAATTTGTAAGAGATATTATGTCGGCAAATCCTGTAACTGGATCACCTGATATGAATTTGGAAGATGCATCCAGAATAATGAGTGATAAGCAAATAAGAAGATTACCTATTGTTGAAAATAAAAATGTAGTTGGAATGGTATCTTTAGGAGATTTAGCAGTAAATCCTAAATCAAATACTCAGGCAGGAGATGCTTTGAGTAGTATATCGGAAAATAACTACTCAGCATTTTAG
- a CDS encoding YegS/Rv2252/BmrU family lipid kinase, giving the protein MNKVKFIYNPYSGENTIISNIDKVIMIHQKYGYEIVPFRISFEFDIKKAFEDIDETYKYILIAGGDGTVDNVVNCMKRLNIDMPIAILPVGTANDFAKFIGMPQNIKKACQQIVNSVPKKLDLGKVNDKYFINVASTGLFTDVSQKTDVNLKNTMGKLAYYVKGLEQLPNLRKIKVKVKSENAIFDGDMYLMLIFNGQMAGNFKFAYKAQIQDGLLDVIIIKAGMIKDIISLFIKMLRGDHLEDTSGLIYFKSNKIEVYCDEDIVTDIDGERGPDFPLVIECIKGGIEVLGLKDEIKL; this is encoded by the coding sequence ATGAATAAAGTGAAATTTATTTATAATCCATATTCAGGAGAAAATACAATAATATCAAATATAGATAAAGTTATTATGATACATCAAAAATATGGTTATGAAATAGTTCCTTTTAGAATAAGTTTTGAATTTGACATAAAAAAGGCATTTGAAGATATAGATGAAACTTACAAATACATACTGATAGCTGGAGGGGATGGAACAGTAGACAATGTTGTAAACTGTATGAAAAGGTTAAATATAGATATGCCTATAGCCATACTTCCGGTAGGAACTGCCAATGATTTTGCTAAATTTATAGGAATGCCGCAAAATATTAAAAAGGCCTGCCAACAGATAGTAAACAGTGTTCCTAAAAAATTAGATTTAGGAAAGGTAAATGACAAATATTTCATAAATGTTGCTAGTACGGGACTGTTTACGGATGTATCTCAAAAAACAGATGTAAATTTAAAAAATACTATGGGAAAGTTAGCATATTATGTTAAAGGATTAGAGCAACTTCCAAATTTAAGAAAAATTAAGGTAAAAGTTAAGTCTGAGAATGCAATTTTTGATGGGGACATGTACCTTATGCTCATATTTAATGGACAGATGGCAGGAAACTTTAAGTTTGCATATAAAGCTCAAATTCAAGATGGACTTTTAGATGTAATTATAATAAAAGCAGGAATGATAAAGGATATTATATCACTATTTATAAAAATGCTAAGAGGAGATCACTTGGAAGATACTTCTGGACTTATATACTTTAAATCAAATAAAATAGAAGTGTATTGTGATGAAGATATAGTCACTGATATAGATGGTGAAAGGGGACCGGATTTTCCACTTGTTATAGAGTGTATTAAAGGTGGAATAGAAGTTTTAGGATTAAAAGATGAGATAAAGTTATAA